A single region of the Pseudalkalibacillus berkeleyi genome encodes:
- a CDS encoding HEAT repeat domain-containing protein, protein MFHGEILFFLLILIGLVYILTVLFFYLIIQKAIENSRRRKINQYKQEYQSALFKYINEGIEEKDLRCPSFLQMEAFIELLEEFISMISSEHFQRKTKEFAESHFQGIMLKKLKHSRWSIRMNALFQIEDFQMEIMTNNLNLLYKSKDLTKAEEIQILKIYARFDYPDLYNRMVYPKHALTEFEYNLLFRRMSEQTFERIYNRFSELPQRMKYSFIESIGTRNQQNNGRFLKGLLEDDSSEVRIRALKAMVTIGFQLEESEVIEYLQSDQWQERLMAIKICDQIRSDEFIPFLLDLLSDSTFYVRSQAAKTLLRMENGIQILYEVAATNEDPFARDMAEQWLERGPGHDK, encoded by the coding sequence TTGTTCCATGGTGAAATCTTATTCTTCTTGCTTATTCTGATCGGTTTAGTATATATTTTAACGGTTTTGTTTTTCTATCTTATTATCCAAAAAGCGATAGAAAATTCTCGGCGAAGAAAAATTAATCAATATAAACAAGAGTACCAAAGTGCTTTATTTAAATATATTAATGAAGGAATTGAGGAGAAAGATTTACGGTGCCCCTCATTTCTTCAGATGGAAGCATTCATAGAGTTGTTAGAGGAATTTATTAGTATGATTTCAAGTGAACACTTTCAGCGAAAGACGAAAGAATTTGCTGAATCCCACTTTCAGGGAATAATGCTTAAGAAATTAAAACACAGTCGGTGGAGCATTAGAATGAATGCTTTATTTCAAATAGAAGATTTTCAAATGGAAATCATGACGAACAATTTAAATCTATTGTATAAATCAAAGGATTTGACTAAGGCTGAAGAAATTCAAATCTTGAAGATTTATGCGCGCTTCGATTATCCAGATCTATACAATCGGATGGTGTATCCGAAACATGCACTTACTGAATTCGAGTATAATTTGTTGTTTCGTAGGATGAGCGAGCAGACTTTTGAACGCATATATAATCGATTTTCGGAGTTACCGCAACGGATGAAATATTCGTTTATAGAATCGATTGGAACACGTAATCAACAAAATAATGGTCGATTTCTTAAAGGGTTACTGGAAGACGATTCTTCTGAAGTTCGAATTCGAGCATTGAAAGCAATGGTGACAATCGGGTTCCAACTCGAAGAATCAGAAGTTATTGAATACTTACAATCAGACCAATGGCAAGAAAGGTTAATGGCTATAAAGATTTGTGATCAAATTCGATCAGATGAATTTATCCCTTTCTTGTTAGATCTATTAAGTGATTCTACGTTCTATGTGCGTTCTCAAGCTGCAAAGACTTTATTACGTATGGAAAACGGGATCCAAATTTTATATGAAGTGGCGGCTACTAATGAAGATCCATTTGCACGAGATATGGCAGAACAATGGTTAGAAAGAGGTCCTGGTCATGATAAATGA
- a CDS encoding GGDEF domain-containing response regulator — MIKLDKYRQHFFNNVRNKLDEWEKVSTISNFELYRFLHSIAGTSPMIGLEEIGAKARNLMDELNEDDERVWTIAEAKQWIYEIIVMCYTNEEELFSTFVQLSIQREDKPVILLVDDDTSFLMYIKEQIEQIGWYVVAIANPQKAIMSFYDVRPDCVVIDIHMQETDGFKVLQFLKEKLKQQFIPTVMVSIDDKKENRMKSYELGADDFIKKPFDIDEFTARLGRQLHRKQQIDELLLVDELTQVYNRKYLKQEYDKLTNYLIRYNETFCLAVLDLDKFKNVNDKYGHLVGDLVLQQFSSFLNKEARLNDTIVRYGGEEFIILFPKTNVEDAYKVLDRLCKGFAEHSIEHNGSFSCTFSGGVVEVTSGDRPLNEWIELADAALYEAKNSGRNHIKMAKPSVELAPSKVIKIAIVDDDPIIRTVLSDIVTKLPKPEHTQFDIQTFSDGSLFVQNEWHKKSRCLVILDGVMPKMDGLEVLHELRSQLDSERYKVLMLTSRKSEMDIARALQLGADDYITKPFKLYELEARLSQIIKRMS, encoded by the coding sequence ATGATCAAATTGGATAAATATAGACAGCATTTTTTCAACAACGTGAGAAATAAATTAGATGAATGGGAGAAGGTATCAACCATCTCTAATTTTGAATTATACCGCTTTCTACACTCAATAGCGGGAACATCTCCGATGATCGGTTTAGAGGAAATTGGAGCTAAAGCAAGAAACTTGATGGATGAACTGAATGAAGACGATGAGAGAGTTTGGACCATCGCTGAGGCGAAACAATGGATTTATGAAATCATTGTAATGTGTTACACAAACGAAGAAGAGCTCTTTTCCACCTTTGTACAACTAAGTATACAAAGAGAAGACAAACCAGTGATTCTTCTAGTAGATGATGATACTTCATTCCTTATGTATATTAAAGAACAGATCGAACAAATAGGGTGGTATGTGGTTGCGATTGCAAATCCACAAAAGGCGATTATGTCATTTTATGATGTGAGGCCAGATTGTGTTGTCATTGATATACATATGCAAGAAACAGATGGATTCAAGGTTTTGCAATTCCTTAAAGAGAAGTTAAAACAACAATTCATACCAACAGTTATGGTAAGTATTGATGATAAAAAAGAAAATAGAATGAAAAGCTATGAATTGGGCGCAGACGATTTTATTAAGAAGCCTTTTGATATTGACGAATTTACGGCTCGATTAGGACGTCAATTGCACCGGAAGCAGCAAATCGATGAATTGCTATTGGTTGATGAACTGACACAAGTATATAACCGCAAATACCTAAAGCAGGAATACGATAAGTTAACGAATTATCTTATACGATATAATGAGACATTTTGTTTAGCCGTTCTTGATTTAGATAAGTTCAAAAATGTGAATGACAAGTACGGGCACTTAGTAGGAGACCTTGTGTTACAGCAGTTTTCAAGTTTTCTAAACAAGGAAGCTAGATTAAATGACACAATCGTTAGATATGGTGGAGAAGAGTTTATCATTCTATTCCCTAAAACAAATGTAGAAGATGCTTATAAGGTTTTAGATCGGCTCTGTAAGGGATTTGCAGAGCATTCTATTGAACATAATGGTAGTTTCTCATGTACGTTTTCTGGTGGAGTAGTAGAAGTCACTTCAGGTGATCGGCCACTAAACGAGTGGATAGAGCTGGCAGATGCAGCGTTATATGAAGCGAAAAACTCAGGTAGAAATCACATAAAAATGGCGAAGCCTTCTGTAGAGTTAGCACCGAGTAAAGTGATAAAAATCGCCATTGTTGATGACGATCCTATCATTCGAACAGTACTTTCTGACATCGTTACGAAGTTACCAAAGCCTGAACATACACAATTTGATATTCAAACCTTTAGCGACGGCAGTCTTTTCGTCCAAAATGAGTGGCATAAGAAATCTCGATGTTTAGTTATTTTGGACGGCGTTATGCCGAAGATGGATGGCTTAGAGGTTCTACATGAGTTAAGAAGTCAACTCGATAGTGAGCGTTATAAAGTGCTGATGTTAACATCGAGGAAAAGTGAGATGGACATCGCAAGAGCATTACAGCTTGGGGCGGACGACTATATAACAAAACCGTTTAAACTTTATGAACTTGAAGCAAGACTCTCTCAAATTATTAAAAGGATGAGTTAG
- a CDS encoding bifunctional metallophosphatase/5'-nucleotidase, producing MKLKIIHTNDLHSHFDSFARAASIIKQNKDEHSLILDGGDFADFRSIELQGTRGIAAIELMEEVGYEALTIGNNETFNGVDTLEYMASNSSFPFISNNLLRKDKTHIKGVVPSTLINKNGLRILITGSSPDLEEFNDGLGVHILSYKEAISEEIRKYYGHYDVCILLSHLGTVVDEELANEFDEVDIIISSHDHKLFANAKSVNGTILNSAGCYGEYVGIVEVEYLNDTLTLLDSRTIQTENAGIDQEIVSLLRKNKEIAVEVLSRPLYELSSPLWHDVIEENPISNLIADGLKDMLDCDIGLINSGIVNAGLFNYVSNRKLIEICPSPLNPTSFEIVGKELKNALEQSLDTQNCLADGKGPGFRGKFVGSLHIAGAEVTYEGNHIVDFTIGDKVVVDDEWYKVATSDYLQRGSGYPALANNRNVRYLPEEIKDVIRIYAESDSSIRKAAYHRWKSIDVNDKIKI from the coding sequence ATGAAATTAAAAATCATACATACGAATGACTTACATAGTCATTTTGACAGTTTTGCAAGAGCTGCTTCTATTATAAAACAGAATAAGGATGAACATAGTCTTATTTTAGATGGGGGAGATTTTGCAGATTTCAGAAGTATTGAATTGCAGGGGACGCGTGGAATAGCTGCTATTGAGTTAATGGAAGAGGTAGGTTATGAAGCGCTGACAATTGGAAATAATGAAACGTTTAACGGTGTTGATACACTTGAGTATATGGCAAGCAATAGCTCTTTTCCCTTCATAAGTAATAACTTGTTGAGAAAAGATAAAACCCACATTAAGGGAGTCGTTCCGAGTACGTTAATCAACAAGAATGGTCTTCGTATTTTAATTACTGGGTCTTCGCCAGACTTAGAAGAGTTCAATGACGGACTTGGTGTTCACATCCTTTCTTATAAAGAGGCAATAAGTGAAGAAATTAGAAAGTATTATGGTCATTACGATGTTTGCATTTTGTTAAGTCATCTTGGCACTGTGGTTGATGAAGAGCTTGCCAACGAATTTGATGAAGTCGATATTATCATTTCTTCCCATGACCACAAGCTTTTTGCAAATGCCAAAAGTGTAAATGGTACGATTCTGAACAGTGCAGGATGTTATGGGGAGTATGTTGGAATTGTTGAAGTTGAATATTTAAATGATACCCTTACATTGTTGGATTCAAGAACGATTCAAACAGAGAACGCAGGCATTGACCAGGAAATTGTATCTCTGTTAAGAAAGAATAAAGAGATTGCAGTGGAAGTACTTAGTCGCCCTTTATATGAATTATCATCACCTTTATGGCACGATGTCATAGAAGAAAATCCAATTAGTAATCTCATTGCAGATGGACTGAAGGACATGCTTGACTGCGATATAGGACTGATCAATAGTGGTATCGTTAATGCAGGGCTCTTCAATTATGTTTCAAATCGGAAATTAATTGAAATATGTCCATCCCCTTTAAATCCAACTTCGTTTGAAATTGTGGGGAAAGAATTGAAAAATGCACTGGAACAATCACTTGATACACAAAATTGTTTAGCTGATGGTAAAGGACCTGGATTTAGAGGAAAGTTCGTAGGTAGTCTGCATATTGCGGGAGCTGAGGTGACATACGAAGGGAATCATATAGTAGATTTCACAATTGGAGACAAAGTTGTGGTGGATGATGAGTGGTATAAAGTTGCCACTTCAGATTATCTACAAAGAGGTTCTGGTTATCCTGCTCTTGCAAATAATAGAAATGTAAGATATTTACCTGAAGAAATAAAGGATGTCATTAGAATATATGCTGAATCCGATTCTTCTATTAGAAAAGCAGCGTATCACCGATGGAAATCAATAGATGTAAATGACAAAATCAAAATATGA
- a CDS encoding LacI family DNA-binding transcriptional regulator, translating into MPNIRDIAKRAGVSVTTVSRVLNDQQYVSEEKRNAVIEAINHSNYQKNINAVHLSKGKTNLIGVVIPFSNHPYFGLLLEGIASEALNHNHQLVLFQSNYEPKKEKEALDMLKHKQVDALIICSRITEWDTIERYNEYGPVVVCEDARGKVVSSTFVNHYQSFTLALALLHRKGHRKMGYCIGRSSGTNSHQRERAYNDFLKKLNEPFHSHYVFSDCFHFEDGEKVVNSLVEMTTPPSALLVTSDQVAAGILTCCHKQGISVPEDLAIVGFDNQPIAKVMNITTIEIPLVKVGQNLFRQALKEEVLHEEIQTALIERGTV; encoded by the coding sequence ATGCCAAATATAAGAGATATCGCAAAACGTGCAGGCGTTTCTGTAACAACCGTATCAAGGGTATTGAACGATCAACAGTATGTAAGTGAAGAGAAAAGGAATGCAGTTATAGAGGCTATCAATCATAGCAACTATCAAAAAAATATAAACGCAGTGCATTTAAGTAAAGGAAAAACAAATCTAATTGGAGTGGTCATTCCTTTTTCAAACCATCCCTATTTTGGATTATTGTTAGAAGGAATTGCATCGGAAGCACTCAATCATAATCATCAATTAGTCCTTTTTCAATCAAACTACGAACCGAAAAAAGAAAAAGAAGCACTTGATATGTTGAAACATAAACAAGTTGATGCGTTAATCATCTGTTCTCGTATTACGGAATGGGATACCATTGAACGTTATAATGAATATGGCCCTGTTGTCGTTTGTGAAGATGCGAGAGGAAAAGTGGTATCTTCAACATTTGTTAACCATTATCAAAGTTTCACGCTAGCTCTAGCACTATTACATAGAAAAGGACATAGAAAGATGGGTTACTGTATAGGTAGAAGCTCAGGTACGAACAGTCACCAGAGGGAACGTGCTTATAATGATTTTCTCAAAAAGCTGAATGAACCTTTTCATAGTCATTATGTCTTTAGTGATTGCTTTCATTTCGAGGATGGTGAAAAAGTCGTCAACTCGTTAGTAGAAATGACAACCCCCCCATCAGCTCTCCTAGTGACAAGTGACCAAGTAGCAGCTGGCATATTGACTTGTTGTCATAAACAAGGCATCTCTGTTCCTGAAGACTTAGCAATAGTCGGTTTCGATAACCAACCAATTGCCAAAGTAATGAATATCACGACGATTGAAATCCCACTTGTAAAAGTAGGACAGAATCTGTTTCGACAAGCCCTAAAAGAAGAAGTATTACATGAAGAAATTCAGACAGCACTTATTGAGAGAGGAACCGTTTGA